TCAGCCATCTCGTGCCTCCCTTACGCTGCGTCGGCGGAATCGGCCGAGGGGGCCGAATCGGCGTCGCGACGACGGGCCTGCAGGGCCGAAACCTTGAGACCGCGGCGGGCCGCGACCGAACGGGGCGAATCCTCGTTCTTGAGCGCGTCGAAAGTGGCGCGCACGAGGTTGTAGGGGTTCGAGGAGCCGAGCGACTTCGCCACGACGTCCTGCATGCCTAAGGTCTCGAAGACGGCGCGCATCGGGCCGCCGGCGATGATGCCGGTACCGGCAGGAGCCGCTCGCAGGATGACCTTGCCGGCGCCGTGACGGCCCTGCACGTCGTGGTGCAGCGTGCGGCCCTCGCGGAGCGCCACGCGGACGAGACCGCGCTTGGCGGCTTCCGTCGCCTTGCGGATGGCCTCGGGAACCTCACGGGCCTTGCCGTGACCGAAACCGACGCGACCCTTCTGGTCGCCGACGACGACGAGGGCAGCGAAGCCGAAGCGACGGCCG
This sequence is a window from Methylobacterium sp. SyP6R. Protein-coding genes within it:
- the rpsE gene encoding 30S ribosomal protein S5, giving the protein MAREREGRRRDDREERDSEFVDKLVHINRVAKVVKGGRRFGFAALVVVGDQKGRVGFGHGKAREVPEAIRKATEAAKRGLVRVALREGRTLHHDVQGRHGAGKVILRAAPAGTGIIAGGPMRAVFETLGMQDVVAKSLGSSNPYNLVRATFDALKNEDSPRSVAARRGLKVSALQARRRDADSAPSADSADAA